The following proteins are encoded in a genomic region of Pectinophora gossypiella chromosome 6, ilPecGoss1.1, whole genome shotgun sequence:
- the LOC126367856 gene encoding ADP-ribosylation factor-like protein 6-interacting protein 1, protein MADIISQEQEQQVKKLKRLLEGWRMALLPLKSVMLWEQQWHPCAIVGAVSFLYMLIWLMDLNSLTTFATMGLILNFIDFIIPIICNSIYGPSAWTGQHEKVFEDICRSIVAQYNKSLLQVRSFYSMRESSPLMYYVISISMLLALAWVSSSVNNIFLLYILSTVMLLWPGIQHRGMFNTVLAMFSKAPKQLKTQ, encoded by the exons ATGGCTGATATTATTTCGCAGGAGCAG GAGCAGCAAGTAAAGAAACTGAAGAGGCTTTTAGAGGGATGGCGGATGGCCCTTCTGCCCTTGAAATCAGTCATGCTATGGGAGCAGCAGTGGCATCCGTGCGCTATAGTCGGCGCGGTGTCTTTCCTATACATGCTCATTTGGCTCATGGACCTTAACTCACTCACCACATTTGCAACAATGGGCCTGATTCTCAACTTCATTGACTTTATCATACCCATAATATGTAACTCCATTTATGGACCAAGTGCATGGACAGGACAGCATGAGAAAGTGTTCGAAGATATCTGCCGAAGCATTGTTGCTCAGTATAACAAGAGCCTGTTGCAAGTCAGAAGCTTTTATTCCATGAGAGAGTCAAGTCCTTTAATG TACTACGTAATCTCCATCAGTATGCTGTTAGCTTTGGCATGGGTATCGTCGTCGGTGAACAACATATTTCTTCTGTACATCCTGTCAACTGTCATGCTGCTGTGGCCAGGCATCCAACATCGGGGCATGTTTAACACTGTTCTGGCCATGTTCAGCAAAGCACCAAAACAGCTAAAGACTCAGTAA
- the LOC126367869 gene encoding fatty acid-binding protein-like produces MPSIAGKYQHYKNESIDDYFIAVGVPYIGRKMMAMSSPLMEITLDGDMMTIKNSSLLRTTESKFKLGEEYEEHMPSTTIKSITTIENDNEMITNSVIPETGDKCARHYLFTDDECVVTLTHDKAKTPGKRFFRRLK; encoded by the exons ATGCCTTCTATTGCAGGAAAATACCAGCATTATAAAAATGAAAGTATTGATGATTACTTCATTGCAGTTG GTGTCCCGTATATTGGACGTAAGATGATGGCAATGTCATCGCCTCTGATGGAAATCACTCTGGATGGTGACATGATGACTATAAAGAACTCTTCATTGCTGAGGACTACTGAGAGCAAATTCAAGCTAGGAGAGGAATATGAGGAGCATATGCCTAGTACTACTATAAAA AGCATAACTACTATTGAAAATGACAATGAAATGATTACAAATTCAGTAATTCCTGAAACTGGAGACAAGTGTGCTCGCCATTATCTCTTTACTGATGATGAATGTGTTGTA ACTCTTACCCATGACAAAGCTAAAACTCCAGGAAAGCGATTCTTCCGACGACTGAAGTAA